Proteins co-encoded in one Syntrophales bacterium genomic window:
- a CDS encoding rubredoxin, producing the protein MDKYVCNICGYIYDPQKGDQEGEVDPGVPFLELPEIWVCPICGSGKEEFYIES; encoded by the coding sequence ATGGATAAGTATGTCTGTAATATTTGCGGGTATATTTACGATCCCCAAAAAGGTGATCAAGAGGGAGAAGTGGATCCCGGTGTTCCTTTTTTAGAATTGCCTGAAATTTGGGTCTGCCCCATTTGTGGATCAGGTAAGGAGGAGTTTTATATAGAATCGTGA
- the mtgA gene encoding monofunctional biosynthetic peptidoglycan transglycosylase, whose translation MVKRAFLWFLIFLILGSFFDILYSGFVPDVNALKKKSPVKTSFMRFREEQWRNEGKNLKIKQQWVPLNRISPYLIKAVIIAEDDKFWKHEGFDFAAIQMALEKDIRKKAFVAGGSTISQQLAKNLYLTPSKNPIRKIKEAILTWRLERALSKRRIIEIYLNVVEWGEGIFGVEMAARNYFGKSAAELTPWESAKLAAVLPNPLKYSPTKDSSFVLRRAERIYAIMVRRGIVIPEYEETIQEVREEKTVDSYESKEKNVGDGEERMEKTSIDKERRGFVPSSQSLGQESK comes from the coding sequence ATGGTTAAGAGGGCTTTTTTATGGTTTTTGATATTTTTGATACTTGGGTCGTTTTTTGACATCCTGTATTCGGGCTTTGTGCCCGATGTGAACGCTCTGAAGAAGAAAAGCCCTGTTAAGACCTCGTTTATGAGATTTAGAGAGGAGCAATGGCGGAACGAAGGGAAAAATTTAAAAATAAAACAACAGTGGGTTCCTCTTAACCGCATTTCCCCGTATCTAATAAAGGCGGTAATTATTGCTGAGGATGATAAATTTTGGAAGCACGAAGGGTTTGATTTTGCTGCGATACAAATGGCACTCGAAAAGGACATCCGTAAAAAGGCCTTTGTCGCTGGAGGAAGTACGATCAGTCAGCAATTAGCGAAGAACCTGTACCTCACACCTTCAAAGAACCCTATTCGTAAGATTAAGGAGGCCATTTTGACGTGGAGATTGGAAAGGGCTCTCTCCAAAAGGAGGATAATAGAAATTTACTTGAACGTTGTGGAATGGGGTGAAGGTATTTTTGGGGTGGAAATGGCGGCAAGAAACTATTTCGGTAAATCCGCTGCAGAACTAACTCCGTGGGAAAGTGCGAAGCTAGCTGCTGTTCTGCCCAATCCTTTGAAGTATAGTCCAACTAAAGATTCTAGCTTTGTTCTCCGTAGGGCAGAGCGCATTTATGCTATTATGGTTCGTAGGGGAATCGTCATACCGGAGTATGAGGAGACAATCCAGGAAGTGCGGGAAGAAAAGACTGTGGATAGCTACGAGAGTAAGGAAAAAAATGTAGGTGATGGTGAAGAAAGAATGGAAAAGACATCTATTGATAAGGAGAGAAGGGGCTTCGTGCCGTCTTCGCAATCGTTAGGTCAGGAGAGCAAGTGA
- the ahbD gene encoding heme b synthase, with the protein MKRFSATLRLIAWEVTRRCNLACIHCRADAKSEGGVGELTTEEAKKFLLEVSKLGRPVLILTGGEPLLRGDIFDLADYGNSLGLKVVMATNGTLVDRSVAREIKKVGIQRVSVSLDGADENSHDTVRGMRGAFNGALRGIRMLVRENVEFQINTTVTENNVHQLRDIHKLAVLLGAAAHHVFFLVPVGRGKGLVEKGLKSEEYEEVLENFYEISIRSSIPVKATCAPQFYRIARQKCENVKGVNRKTEVRGLATETRGCLAGISFCFVSHAGHVQPCGYLEIDCGQIREEGFTRIWESCEVFEKLRDLSNLRGKCGRCEFRVVCGGCRARAYESSGDFLDEEPLCLYDPHGFGK; encoded by the coding sequence ATGAAAAGATTTTCAGCCACACTTCGCCTTATCGCATGGGAAGTTACCCGTCGTTGTAACCTCGCATGTATTCACTGCAGGGCAGATGCTAAGTCCGAAGGGGGCGTCGGAGAGTTAACCACCGAGGAGGCAAAAAAGTTTTTATTAGAGGTGTCTAAACTAGGCAGGCCAGTTTTGATACTAACTGGGGGAGAACCACTGTTGCGTGGGGATATCTTTGACCTTGCCGATTACGGTAACTCACTAGGCCTGAAGGTGGTAATGGCGACAAACGGTACCCTTGTTGATCGGTCTGTTGCCCGCGAAATCAAGAAGGTTGGCATACAGAGGGTAAGCGTAAGTTTGGATGGTGCTGATGAGAATAGCCATGACACTGTGAGGGGAATGCGGGGGGCTTTCAATGGAGCTTTGAGGGGCATTCGAATGCTTGTCAGGGAAAATGTGGAATTTCAGATAAACACCACCGTAACGGAAAATAACGTTCATCAGTTAAGGGATATTCATAAGCTTGCTGTTCTTCTCGGTGCTGCTGCTCATCATGTTTTTTTCCTTGTTCCTGTGGGTAGAGGTAAGGGACTAGTTGAGAAGGGACTTAAATCTGAGGAGTATGAAGAGGTCCTCGAAAACTTCTACGAGATAAGCATAAGGAGTTCCATTCCTGTTAAAGCTACGTGTGCTCCCCAGTTTTACAGAATAGCCAGACAGAAATGCGAGAATGTTAAAGGAGTGAATCGAAAAACGGAGGTTAGGGGACTCGCCACTGAAACAAGGGGATGCCTGGCGGGGATTTCATTCTGCTTTGTATCGCACGCCGGACATGTCCAACCCTGCGGTTATCTGGAGATAGATTGCGGTCAGATCAGAGAGGAAGGTTTCACACGCATCTGGGAGAGTTGTGAGGTTTTCGAAAAACTCCGAGATCTAAGCAATCTTAGAGGTAAGTGTGGGAGGTGTGAGTTCAGAGTGGTTTGCGGCGGGTGTAGAGCGCGGGCTTATGAATCCTCGGGAGATTTCCTCGATGAAGAACCTCTGTGTCTTTATGATCCTCATGGATTTGGAAAATAG
- a CDS encoding Lrp/AsnC family transcriptional regulator, producing MEGRSLKLDGIDIKLLNMLQDGLPLDLCPFDEFGRVLNIPGAEVIARIKRMLEDGIIKRTGAIFDPKQLNFVSTLCALHVSESEVLQIAAIINEYPNVTHNYLRKGEPNLWFTVIAPSEKELSRILDEIREKTGKSEIFNFRAVETYKIEACFEFKDETE from the coding sequence GTGGAGGGCAGGTCATTAAAATTGGATGGTATAGACATAAAACTTCTAAATATGCTTCAAGACGGTCTTCCTCTTGATCTGTGTCCTTTTGATGAGTTTGGGCGTGTATTAAATATACCTGGTGCAGAGGTCATCGCAAGAATTAAAAGAATGTTGGAGGATGGTATCATTAAAAGGACCGGTGCTATTTTTGATCCCAAACAGCTGAACTTCGTGAGTACATTATGTGCCCTCCATGTTTCTGAAAGTGAAGTTTTGCAAATTGCCGCCATTATCAATGAATACCCAAATGTAACGCACAACTACCTCAGGAAGGGAGAGCCCAATCTATGGTTCACTGTTATTGCGCCTTCAGAAAAAGAACTATCTCGAATCCTGGATGAAATAAGGGAGAAGACGGGAAAGTCTGAGATATTTAACTTTCGCGCAGTGGAAACATACAAGATAGAAGCCTGTTTTGAGTTTAAAGATGAAACAGAATGA
- the polA gene encoding DNA polymerase I, producing the protein MKQNDGSTLYLVDGSNYLYRAFYAIGELSSSKGFPTNAVFGFTNMLLKLLREREPLYVGVVFDVKGPTFRHETYADYKATRKPIPDALIPQISVTKEIIKALGIAVLEMQGLEADDIIGTLAKSWASQGFNVVVVSSDKDLLQIVSERICVLDTMRDKCYDAKAVEERFGVPPCLVADVLALMGDTTDNIPGVPGIGQKTAKKLICEFGSLENLLKRVDDVKPPRLQEAIIKNANQARMSYELVRIRTDVGIDVGVETIRRTKEDKAKLLELFRELEFYSLLPKLEFEASKSRGRWIRIEDRRMLELCIDHIREKGICVLDTIPSGLQPVGARILGMVIGIPEMGLWYLPSTVLDDGGWFLLRDVLSDESISKTGHDLKFTHILLKSYGGEIKGEEFDTMIASYVLNPSRRGFDLAELSLEFMGVPFSDTEKETKRICSTGVEGDDLDSALIDSTSRKVEIILQLRTVLEEKLKQNGLYELFRDIEMPLVNVLADMEYHGVLLDVELLTRMSLELEDLLNRSMERIYRLAGERFNVNSPKQLQRILFDKLGLPRGRKTKGGYSTDVEVLTSLAISYELPAEILAYRSLMKLKTTYVDVLPQLVNPKTGRIHTSYNQAVTATGRLSSSNPNLQNIPVRTVEGKRIRRAFIAPEEWWLVSADYSQIELRILAHLSGDKSLIHSFISGEDIHTRTASNLFGVFPEMVDESMRRQAKVINFGIIYGMSPFGLSKELHISKEQAQRYIDEYFSKYEGVKRYIEETLDRARKLGYVQTLFGRRRFLPEINADNASVRQFAERTAINTPIQGTAADIIKIAMIRIARRLKEENLKSKMIMQVHDELVFEVPEAEKDTMTKLVKEEMEHVVNLEVPLRVEIGYGRNWDEAHP; encoded by the coding sequence ATGAAACAGAATGATGGGTCAACACTGTATCTGGTGGATGGGAGCAATTATTTATACAGGGCATTTTATGCCATAGGAGAGTTATCCAGTTCCAAGGGGTTTCCCACAAATGCCGTATTTGGTTTTACCAATATGTTGCTGAAACTTTTGCGGGAAAGAGAACCTCTGTACGTTGGGGTGGTTTTTGATGTTAAAGGACCTACGTTTCGACATGAAACATATGCAGATTACAAAGCCACCCGAAAACCTATTCCGGACGCCCTTATCCCACAGATATCGGTAACGAAGGAAATAATAAAGGCTCTCGGTATAGCGGTGTTGGAAATGCAGGGTCTGGAAGCCGACGATATAATTGGAACATTGGCTAAATCCTGGGCTTCTCAGGGCTTTAATGTTGTCGTTGTTTCCAGCGACAAAGATCTCTTGCAAATTGTTTCAGAGCGAATATGTGTGCTGGACACGATGAGGGACAAGTGTTACGACGCTAAAGCTGTGGAGGAGCGCTTTGGGGTCCCTCCTTGTCTTGTGGCTGATGTCCTCGCCCTTATGGGCGATACAACCGATAACATTCCTGGCGTGCCAGGTATCGGGCAAAAGACAGCGAAGAAGTTGATTTGTGAGTTCGGTTCTCTGGAAAATCTCCTCAAGCGTGTGGACGACGTAAAACCGCCCCGTTTACAGGAGGCAATCATTAAAAATGCCAATCAGGCTAGAATGAGCTATGAGTTGGTGCGTATTCGCACTGACGTTGGGATTGATGTAGGTGTTGAGACAATAAGAAGGACAAAGGAGGATAAGGCAAAACTCCTGGAACTGTTCAGGGAGTTAGAATTCTATTCCCTGCTACCGAAATTGGAGTTTGAAGCTAGTAAGAGCAGGGGACGGTGGATTCGTATAGAGGATCGTCGGATGCTCGAGTTATGTATTGACCACATAAGGGAAAAGGGCATTTGTGTACTTGATACGATTCCCTCGGGTTTACAGCCGGTAGGTGCTCGTATTCTGGGCATGGTGATAGGCATTCCTGAGATGGGTCTTTGGTATTTGCCTTCCACTGTGCTCGACGATGGTGGGTGGTTTTTGTTGCGGGATGTACTCTCCGATGAGAGTATATCTAAGACTGGTCACGATCTTAAGTTTACCCACATACTTTTGAAGTCTTACGGTGGAGAAATAAAAGGTGAAGAATTCGACACTATGATTGCGTCGTATGTTTTGAACCCTTCACGGCGGGGATTCGATCTGGCTGAACTTTCACTTGAATTTATGGGGGTACCTTTTTCAGATACTGAGAAAGAAACGAAGAGGATTTGTTCTACCGGAGTAGAAGGGGATGATCTTGATAGTGCTCTGATCGATAGCACAAGTAGGAAGGTAGAAATAATCTTGCAGCTAAGGACAGTACTGGAAGAGAAGTTAAAACAAAATGGACTGTATGAGCTCTTTCGGGATATCGAGATGCCCTTGGTGAATGTTCTTGCGGATATGGAGTACCACGGGGTTCTCCTTGACGTTGAGCTGCTTACCCGTATGTCTCTAGAGCTTGAAGACTTGCTCAACAGGTCTATGGAGAGAATTTACAGATTGGCTGGAGAGAGATTCAATGTAAATTCCCCTAAACAGCTTCAGAGAATTCTTTTTGATAAACTCGGTTTGCCCCGGGGCAGAAAGACCAAAGGTGGTTATTCAACAGATGTGGAAGTTTTGACTAGTTTGGCTATTAGTTATGAGCTTCCTGCGGAAATTCTCGCTTATAGAAGCCTTATGAAACTGAAGACGACCTATGTGGATGTGTTGCCTCAACTTGTTAATCCCAAGACAGGCAGAATACATACCTCTTACAATCAAGCAGTGACAGCTACCGGTCGGTTATCCAGCAGCAATCCCAATCTGCAAAATATACCGGTGAGAACAGTAGAGGGAAAGAGAATTCGGAGAGCCTTTATTGCTCCAGAAGAGTGGTGGTTGGTTTCGGCGGATTATTCACAAATTGAGCTGAGGATTCTGGCTCACCTCTCTGGGGATAAATCCCTGATACACTCATTTATTTCTGGAGAGGATATCCATACTCGCACCGCATCTAATCTGTTCGGTGTTTTTCCCGAAATGGTGGACGAGAGCATGCGCCGTCAGGCAAAGGTGATAAATTTTGGAATAATTTATGGTATGAGTCCCTTTGGTTTATCGAAGGAACTTCACATATCGAAGGAACAGGCTCAAAGATATATAGATGAGTACTTTTCCAAGTATGAAGGTGTTAAGAGGTACATCGAAGAGACACTTGACCGAGCCAGAAAGTTGGGCTATGTGCAAACCCTTTTTGGAAGAAGAAGATTCCTTCCTGAAATAAATGCAGATAATGCATCAGTCCGTCAGTTCGCTGAGCGAACAGCTATAAACACACCTATTCAAGGTACGGCAGCAGACATCATCAAAATAGCCATGATTCGCATTGCCCGTCGTCTAAAAGAGGAAAACCTTAAGAGCAAGATGATCATGCAGGTGCATGACGAGCTGGTTTTTGAAGTGCCCGAGGCTGAGAAGGATACTATGACAAAATTGGTGAAAGAAGAGATGGAACACGTTGTTAATCTCGAAGTGCCACTTCGTGTTGAAATAGGTTATGGACGGAACTGGGATGAAGCTCATCCGTGA
- a CDS encoding L,D-transpeptidase family protein yields MKLIREMAIRKGIVAAGFLILAFIPPVSVTVLHAASLEEAIKDKLEFWIPSFRIVREGTPSLEDMLKGFYMSRNFRALWNDSSSINSPLNEFLDLIASSRREGLRPEHYNFFLLKEMWSREDLTLEEKARREIFTTEMFLLYACDLAWGRFDPKREFFQWSHHRRAVDPYAVLRLVAEGESVTKAISSLDQNHPSYKALKSELQKYREIAKMGGWSSIPTNVNLRKGKRSPLIHQLKERLLLSGDLRPEDVGDVYLFDDKLERAVRLFQWRHGIAPTGVVSGETVKELNVHVSERIRQIEINLERWRWYPDSFGARYILVIIPEFLLYAVEGGRTELSMKVVVGTKKQPSPVFSDIMKYVELNPAWNIPVSIVEKEVIPELLKDPDYLQKKRIRVFSDWSPNAREIDPKTINWRKINPDSFPFRITQDPGVNPLGHIKFVFPNQFDVYLHDTTQRSLFRYPKRMFSHGCIRVERPYDLAAWVLKSNSGWDRTRIVKEVKRGKRQVVALAETVPVHVLYLTAWVDGNGFLHFREDVYGLDGTHERTLDRLRGAFNHGM; encoded by the coding sequence ATGAAGCTCATCCGTGAGATGGCTATTCGAAAAGGAATTGTTGCTGCCGGTTTTTTAATTTTAGCTTTTATCCCACCTGTATCTGTAACTGTTCTTCATGCAGCCAGCCTTGAGGAGGCGATAAAAGATAAACTTGAGTTTTGGATACCATCTTTCCGTATTGTAAGAGAAGGTACGCCTTCACTTGAGGACATGCTCAAGGGATTTTACATGTCTAGAAATTTCAGAGCATTGTGGAATGACAGTTCAAGCATAAATTCCCCGCTAAATGAATTTTTAGATTTGATTGCCTCCTCACGGAGGGAGGGTTTAAGACCTGAACATTATAATTTTTTCTTGCTCAAGGAAATGTGGTCTCGTGAGGATCTTACCTTGGAAGAGAAAGCGAGAAGGGAGATTTTCACTACAGAGATGTTTCTGTTGTATGCGTGTGACCTAGCGTGGGGTCGATTCGACCCCAAAAGGGAATTTTTTCAATGGAGTCACCATAGGCGGGCCGTTGATCCTTATGCTGTATTAAGATTGGTTGCCGAAGGAGAAAGTGTAACCAAGGCTATCAGCTCTCTCGATCAGAACCATCCTTCGTATAAGGCTCTTAAGTCGGAGCTTCAAAAATACCGGGAAATTGCGAAGATGGGAGGATGGTCTTCAATTCCTACAAATGTAAATTTGAGGAAGGGCAAAAGAAGTCCTCTGATACACCAGCTCAAGGAGAGGCTGTTGCTCTCAGGGGACCTGAGACCGGAGGATGTGGGGGATGTATATCTTTTCGATGACAAACTGGAGCGGGCTGTCCGCCTTTTCCAGTGGCGTCACGGTATAGCTCCCACCGGTGTTGTATCTGGAGAAACAGTGAAAGAGCTCAATGTTCACGTTAGTGAGCGGATCCGACAGATAGAGATAAACCTGGAACGTTGGCGGTGGTACCCTGACAGTTTTGGAGCGCGATACATTCTAGTCATAATACCTGAATTTTTACTTTACGCTGTAGAGGGTGGAAGAACTGAATTATCGATGAAGGTTGTGGTAGGAACGAAGAAACAACCGTCTCCCGTATTCAGCGATATCATGAAATATGTGGAACTGAACCCAGCCTGGAATATCCCTGTATCTATTGTGGAGAAAGAAGTTATACCGGAGTTACTTAAAGATCCAGATTACCTTCAGAAGAAAAGAATTCGGGTATTTAGCGACTGGAGTCCTAACGCGAGGGAAATTGATCCAAAAACAATCAACTGGAGAAAGATAAATCCCGATTCGTTTCCCTTCAGGATTACCCAGGATCCAGGAGTTAATCCCCTGGGGCACATCAAATTCGTGTTTCCCAATCAATTTGACGTTTACCTCCACGACACAACTCAAAGGAGTCTGTTCCGTTATCCTAAGAGGATGTTCAGTCATGGATGCATCCGAGTGGAAAGACCTTATGACCTTGCCGCATGGGTGTTGAAGAGTAATTCCGGATGGGACAGAACTCGTATCGTAAAAGAAGTAAAAAGAGGGAAGAGGCAAGTAGTGGCCCTAGCGGAAACTGTTCCAGTGCACGTGCTCTACCTTACTGCCTGGGTGGACGGCAATGGTTTTCTCCATTTCCGTGAGGATGTTTACGGTTTGGATGGGACTCATGAGCGTACTCTCGACAGGCTTCGAGGAGCATTTAATCATGGTATGTAA
- a CDS encoding radical SAM protein encodes MISISKLYCGADEPGDAIRYGNSSARRPVVVWNVTRRCNLRCIHCYSSSKDVNYSNELTTVEAKQVIADLSSFGVPVLLFSGGEPLMRYDLEELVDYAVKGGLRVAISTNGTLISRETAVTFKALGVSYVGISFDGLGEVHDRFRGVRGAFDASVKGLINCRDAGLKVGVRFTVTRRNVSSVPGMFDFVVREGISRLCFYHLVYSGRASHLIKEDLPPGETRKLMDTLMDCTKTLFERGDGKEVLTVDNHADGPYIYLRLLRAGSERANEVLKLLSVSGGNSSGQGIGCISWDGEVYADQFLRTVSLGNVREKPFSEIWCNGGDGLLRMLRDRKRYLKGRCAHCRFLDLCGGNFRARAEAVTGDMWASDPACYLTDEEIGLRD; translated from the coding sequence ATGATAAGCATTTCAAAACTGTACTGTGGGGCTGATGAACCAGGGGATGCCATTCGATACGGTAATTCCTCCGCGAGAAGGCCCGTTGTTGTCTGGAACGTTACAAGACGCTGCAATTTGAGATGCATTCACTGCTATTCCAGTTCGAAAGATGTCAATTATTCTAACGAACTTACCACAGTAGAGGCCAAGCAGGTCATTGCAGATCTTTCATCATTTGGGGTTCCTGTTCTTTTATTCTCCGGGGGGGAACCTTTGATGCGCTATGATCTGGAGGAGTTGGTAGATTATGCCGTAAAAGGTGGTTTAAGAGTGGCTATCTCTACCAATGGGACCCTGATAAGCCGCGAGACGGCAGTGACGTTCAAGGCTCTTGGTGTATCCTATGTGGGTATCAGTTTTGACGGGTTAGGAGAGGTTCATGACCGTTTTCGAGGTGTGAGAGGAGCTTTCGACGCTTCTGTTAAGGGGTTAATCAACTGTAGGGATGCAGGTTTGAAAGTGGGGGTGCGGTTTACAGTAACTAGGAGAAATGTGTCCTCTGTGCCGGGTATGTTTGACTTTGTGGTTCGAGAAGGTATATCGCGTTTATGTTTTTATCATCTCGTGTATTCTGGCAGAGCTTCACATCTTATAAAAGAGGATCTTCCTCCAGGTGAGACACGTAAACTTATGGATACTCTTATGGATTGCACGAAGACGCTTTTTGAGAGAGGTGATGGAAAGGAGGTCCTCACCGTGGATAACCATGCCGATGGGCCGTACATTTATCTTAGGCTTCTTAGAGCGGGTTCTGAGAGGGCTAATGAAGTCTTAAAGCTACTTTCGGTAAGTGGGGGCAACAGTTCTGGTCAAGGTATTGGCTGTATTAGTTGGGATGGGGAAGTTTACGCTGATCAATTTTTGAGAACTGTTTCTTTGGGAAATGTACGGGAGAAGCCATTTAGTGAGATATGGTGCAATGGGGGTGACGGTTTGTTGAGAATGCTCAGGGATAGAAAACGTTACCTAAAGGGTAGATGTGCACACTGCCGCTTTTTAGATTTATGTGGTGGAAATTTCCGAGCACGGGCAGAGGCTGTAACAGGAGATATGTGGGCTTCTGATCCCGCGTGTTACCTTACTGATGAAGAAATCGGTTTGAGAGATTAA
- the hemB gene encoding porphobilinogen synthase: MVFPDYRPRRLRKSENFRRLIRETRLSVDNLIYPLFVVPGKGVRRPVSSMPGVFQMSVDEILKEVKTVKELGIPAVLLFGVPEEKDEHATGAFKKDGIIQRTVREIKNRVAEIIVISDVCLCEYTSHGHCGILNGREVDNDATLEVLTETAVSHAQAGADMVAPSAMMDGQVGAIREALDEAGFSSVPIMAYSAKYASSFYGPFREAAESAPKFGDRKSYQMDPANVDEAIREIMLDVEEGADIVMVKPALAYLDVIRRVKEEFDLPLAAYNVSGEYSMIKAAAQMGWLDESLIMMEVLTAIKRAGADIIITYFAKEAAKLLTK, from the coding sequence ATGGTGTTTCCCGATTACCGCCCCAGGAGGTTGAGGAAAAGTGAGAACTTTCGCAGACTGATAAGAGAAACGAGGCTTTCCGTTGATAATCTTATATATCCTCTATTCGTGGTGCCGGGGAAAGGTGTGCGGAGGCCGGTGAGTTCCATGCCCGGTGTGTTTCAGATGTCGGTGGATGAAATTTTAAAAGAGGTAAAAACTGTAAAGGAGCTTGGAATTCCTGCTGTTCTTCTCTTTGGAGTCCCCGAGGAGAAAGACGAACATGCGACCGGTGCATTCAAAAAGGATGGAATAATTCAGAGGACTGTAAGGGAAATCAAGAATAGAGTTGCAGAAATTATAGTTATATCCGACGTCTGCCTCTGCGAATACACGTCTCATGGGCATTGTGGAATTCTCAATGGTCGGGAAGTGGACAACGATGCGACCTTAGAAGTCCTTACGGAAACGGCTGTTTCCCATGCACAAGCGGGTGCAGATATGGTGGCACCATCTGCGATGATGGATGGGCAGGTGGGGGCTATAAGGGAGGCTCTCGATGAGGCTGGATTCTCATCTGTGCCTATTATGGCTTATTCTGCAAAGTATGCGTCAAGTTTCTATGGTCCTTTCAGAGAGGCAGCGGAGAGTGCCCCCAAATTTGGAGATAGAAAGTCGTACCAAATGGATCCTGCAAATGTAGATGAGGCTATTCGGGAAATTATGCTTGATGTAGAAGAGGGAGCAGATATTGTAATGGTAAAACCAGCATTGGCATATCTTGATGTTATAAGAAGGGTCAAGGAAGAATTTGATTTGCCACTTGCTGCTTATAACGTGAGCGGTGAGTATTCCATGATAAAAGCGGCGGCGCAAATGGGTTGGTTGGATGAATCTCTGATAATGATGGAGGTGTTAACTGCTATTAAAAGGGCAGGGGCGGATATAATAATCACCTATTTTGCAAAGGAGGCAGCTAAACTACTGACTAAATGA
- a CDS encoding hemopexin repeat-containing protein, with protein MKKLLFVMAVFAILLFIPFEEASVWGERYEPERMVDAAVNWGNGKVYFFKGGKYIRYSARPDMDDELFGPRPDPGYPKEVNHETWPGLPWKEFDAVLNWGSGVACFFKGGQFVRYNMIADRAEPDYPLPINDKTWPGLIWEDGIDAAVNWGNGKVFFFKRGEYIRYDIKTNRADPGYPKPINYLTWPGLVWTDGIDDVVIWGNGKVYFFRGDEYIRYDIKEDRVDPGYPKKIDSQTWPGLQWK; from the coding sequence ATGAAAAAACTTCTTTTTGTGATGGCCGTTTTCGCTATTTTGCTGTTCATCCCCTTTGAGGAGGCGTCTGTGTGGGGTGAGAGATATGAACCAGAAAGAATGGTGGATGCAGCCGTTAACTGGGGCAACGGTAAGGTTTATTTTTTTAAGGGTGGAAAATACATAAGATACAGTGCACGGCCGGATATGGACGATGAATTATTCGGACCTCGTCCGGATCCCGGTTATCCTAAAGAGGTAAACCATGAGACGTGGCCGGGACTACCATGGAAAGAATTTGACGCTGTTTTGAACTGGGGATCTGGTGTGGCCTGTTTTTTTAAAGGAGGACAGTTTGTGCGTTACAACATGATTGCTGACAGGGCAGAGCCAGATTATCCTTTGCCCATCAATGACAAGACATGGCCGGGGCTCATCTGGGAGGATGGTATTGATGCAGCTGTTAACTGGGGTAATGGGAAGGTGTTTTTTTTCAAACGGGGTGAGTATATACGTTACGATATTAAGACAAACAGGGCCGATCCGGGTTATCCAAAGCCTATTAACTACCTAACGTGGCCTGGACTTGTTTGGACAGATGGTATTGATGATGTGGTTATATGGGGTAACGGGAAAGTTTATTTCTTCCGTGGTGATGAGTACATAAGGTACGATATCAAAGAGGACAGAGTTGACCCAGGTTATCCGAAGAAGATAGACAGCCAGACGTGGCCTGGATTACAGTGGAAGTAG
- a CDS encoding phage holin family protein produces the protein MGIFIRWLILTIAIVISSYFIEGVRVQGFLSAFSAAAVLGVMNVFLRPILLLVTLPINVLTLGVFTFLINALLLKMTAAVIPGFDVEGFWSAVLGAMVVSLVSWLLNFTIGDSGRVEIITWKRRQ, from the coding sequence ATGGGAATTTTTATCCGTTGGTTGATCCTCACTATAGCCATTGTAATTTCCTCATACTTTATCGAGGGGGTTAGGGTTCAGGGTTTCTTATCTGCTTTTTCTGCCGCAGCAGTGCTGGGTGTGATGAATGTTTTTTTGAGACCTATTCTCCTCCTTGTGACTTTACCCATTAATGTTCTAACTTTGGGTGTTTTCACTTTTTTGATCAACGCCCTTCTTCTGAAAATGACTGCTGCGGTTATTCCTGGTTTTGACGTGGAAGGGTTCTGGTCGGCTGTTCTGGGTGCAATGGTCGTCAGTCTGGTTAGTTGGTTGCTTAACTTTACGATTGGTGATTCCGGCAGAGTTGAAATCATCACTTGGAAACGGAGGCAGTAG